The proteins below are encoded in one region of Candidatus Planktophila lacus:
- a CDS encoding Fur family transcriptional regulator, producing the protein MADQHELRDKGLRLTPQRELVLSAVRELGHATPEEVAEKVRTTHPGINLSTVYRNLETLENVGLVQHTHLGHGGATYHAAEELTHLHLVCGTCGSVGDAPIDVAANFVQNLSDDYGFKTDVTHFAIYGTCAACVK; encoded by the coding sequence ATGGCAGATCAACACGAACTCCGCGATAAAGGCTTGCGTTTAACACCTCAGCGCGAATTAGTTCTCTCTGCGGTACGCGAACTCGGACATGCAACTCCTGAAGAAGTTGCTGAAAAAGTCCGCACGACACATCCCGGTATCAATCTTTCAACTGTCTATCGCAACCTAGAAACCCTCGAAAACGTTGGACTTGTCCAGCACACTCACTTGGGCCACGGTGGCGCGACTTATCACGCAGCTGAAGAGTTAACTCACCTTCACTTGGTTTGCGGAACTTGCGGTTCTGTTGGCGATGCGCCAATCGATGTTGCCGCAAACTTTGTTCAGAATTTATCTGATGATTACGGCTTTAAGACAGATGTAACTCACTTTGCAATTTACGGCACCTGCGCAGCCTGCGTAAAATAA
- a CDS encoding YgfZ/GcvT domain-containing protein, with product MTAVFVEDGVDKGAIWHFGEPNKEQKALLEGKAWADLSHLQIIAVSGVDRLKWLHDLTTQHLSELPVGQWTSALILDPQGHVEYQFNLVDDGETSWLVLDPGYIETLIAYLQKMKFMLRVDVRDATSEYVVLRAPGLVNEIGGPFALVPRAELGQMQETFGATAMQVGTWALDAERVAAGRPRIAFETDHKSIPNELGVLNKSVHMNKGCYRGQETVAKIFNLGNPPRRLVLLHLDGSQVVMPAPGTPVINGEVQVGFLGTVARHFELGPIALAIVKRNTPVDAQLTVEGVAASQQVIVPA from the coding sequence ATGACTGCGGTATTTGTCGAAGATGGCGTCGATAAGGGCGCCATTTGGCATTTTGGCGAACCGAATAAAGAACAGAAGGCTCTGCTTGAAGGCAAAGCGTGGGCTGATCTTTCACACCTGCAAATAATCGCAGTCAGTGGCGTTGATCGCCTGAAGTGGTTACATGATTTAACAACCCAGCATTTATCTGAACTTCCGGTTGGCCAATGGACTTCAGCGCTGATCTTGGATCCGCAAGGCCACGTCGAATATCAATTTAACTTGGTTGATGATGGCGAAACATCTTGGTTGGTTTTAGATCCTGGTTACATCGAAACTTTGATTGCTTATCTGCAGAAGATGAAATTTATGTTGCGCGTTGATGTTCGCGATGCAACAAGTGAATACGTTGTTTTGCGCGCTCCCGGTTTGGTCAATGAAATTGGTGGACCGTTTGCACTTGTTCCACGTGCCGAACTTGGGCAGATGCAAGAAACTTTTGGTGCAACCGCGATGCAGGTTGGCACTTGGGCACTTGATGCCGAACGCGTTGCGGCAGGCCGACCACGAATTGCCTTTGAAACCGACCATAAATCAATTCCAAATGAGCTTGGCGTACTTAACAAATCAGTGCATATGAATAAAGGTTGCTACCGCGGCCAAGAAACTGTTGCGAAGATCTTTAACCTTGGAAACCCACCACGTCGTTTAGTTCTGCTGCATTTAGATGGCAGCCAAGTTGTTATGCCTGCGCCAGGAACGCCTGTTATAAATGGTGAAGTACAAGTAGGTTTTCTTGGCACAGTTGCGCGCCACTTTGAATTAGGGCCAATCGCTTTAGCAATTGTTAAGCGCAATACCCCGGTTGATGCGCAGTTAACTGTCGAGGGTGTGGCCGCTTCCCAACAAGTGATTGTGCCTGCGTAA
- a CDS encoding FABP family protein, with amino-acid sequence MAFTIPEGLHADLNPLAWLVGTWRGKGRGEYPNIEGFEYAHEVVFNHDGRPFLNYYSRSWIIDAEGEIIRPAASETGFWRVKPNNVLEVLISHNTGITEGWVGQFDGPKIQLVLDQGYSAPSAKIVTAGVRLYGLVAGELFFAYDMAAEGQELQAHIWSSLERQSE; translated from the coding sequence GTGGCTTTTACAATTCCAGAAGGTCTGCATGCAGATTTAAATCCACTTGCCTGGTTGGTTGGCACTTGGCGCGGTAAAGGGCGCGGTGAATACCCAAATATTGAAGGCTTTGAATACGCACACGAAGTTGTCTTTAACCATGATGGTCGCCCATTTCTTAACTATTACTCACGCTCTTGGATCATCGATGCCGAAGGCGAAATCATTCGCCCGGCTGCATCTGAAACAGGTTTCTGGCGCGTTAAGCCAAACAATGTTCTAGAAGTTTTGATTTCACATAACACCGGAATCACCGAAGGTTGGGTCGGGCAGTTTGATGGTCCAAAGATTCAGTTAGTTCTTGATCAAGGTTATTCAGCGCCATCTGCAAAGATTGTTACAGCGGGCGTGCGTTTATACGGTCTTGTTGCTGGCGAACTCTTCTTTGCTTACGACATGGCCGCTGAAGGACAAGAACTTCAGGCACATATCTGGTCATCGCTCGAACGTCAGTCTGAGTAA
- a CDS encoding asparaginase: protein MFNDAVLAEYVRDGFVESEHRGFLAMLNSDGSLFKSLGDIDTQIFPRSTVKCAQASAMVRHGLQLEPRLLALAASSHSGAAMHIEGAREILASVGLGENALQCALDRPLGENERRAWGDNPPTRIAMNCSGKHAAMLATCVKNGWPIESYLEQSHPLQVAIKEELEKLAGERISFTSTDGCGAPLFMLSVIGLARAIRAITISTDPIHQDVMDAARKFPEMVGGAGRHNTEMMQQVPGLFMKDGAEAVNVCSLADGRTFVFKVSDGSLRAFRTIVHACLNEFGIDTLLTPEKVMGGPRVIGTIRATI, encoded by the coding sequence ATGTTTAATGACGCTGTTTTGGCCGAATACGTTCGCGATGGATTTGTAGAGTCCGAACACCGCGGTTTCTTGGCGATGTTAAATTCTGATGGTTCACTCTTTAAATCATTGGGCGATATCGATACTCAGATCTTTCCGCGTTCGACAGTTAAATGCGCACAAGCATCAGCGATGGTGCGCCATGGTCTGCAGTTAGAACCACGTTTATTAGCACTTGCCGCGTCTAGCCATTCAGGCGCTGCAATGCACATCGAAGGTGCACGCGAAATTTTGGCGAGTGTTGGACTAGGTGAAAACGCACTGCAATGTGCACTCGATCGCCCACTTGGAGAAAACGAACGTCGTGCTTGGGGAGATAACCCACCAACTCGTATCGCCATGAACTGCAGCGGAAAACATGCGGCTATGTTGGCTACTTGTGTGAAAAATGGTTGGCCTATTGAAAGTTATTTAGAACAATCTCATCCGCTGCAAGTTGCAATCAAAGAAGAGCTTGAAAAACTAGCTGGGGAAAGAATTTCTTTTACTTCAACTGATGGCTGTGGTGCACCGTTGTTTATGCTTTCGGTAATTGGTTTAGCTCGCGCAATCCGTGCGATAACTATTTCAACGGATCCAATCCATCAAGATGTTATGGATGCAGCTCGCAAATTTCCAGAAATGGTTGGTGGCGCAGGTCGCCATAACACTGAGATGATGCAACAGGTGCCTGGCTTATTTATGAAAGATGGCGCAGAAGCGGTCAATGTCTGTTCATTGGCTGATGGGCGCACATTCGTATTTAAAGTAAGCGATGGCTCACTCCGTGCATTCCGAACGATCGTGCATGCCTGTTTAAATGAATTTGGAATCGATACACTGCTAACCCCAGAAAAAGTCATGGGCGGCCCGCGTGTAATCGGCACTATTCGCGCAACGATTTAA
- the mshA gene encoding D-inositol-3-phosphate glycosyltransferase: MQRRVAMLMVHTCPLEQAGIGDAGGMNIYVAESAARMAAQGVEVDIFTRRDHLDLPAVVELSPGVNVHHLDAGHDLHLTKEQVPQYFPELSAELKKALSGDRHYDLIHSHYWLSGKVAMPVAKDLKMQLVHTMHTMARVKNLNLAEGETPEPMIRVQGETQIVAAANALTANTDAEAASLVSLYEACPDIVHVVTPGVDLYNFTPGAGRQDARKSLGIDADAQVITFVGRIQPHKGPELLIRATSEMLLHSPQLRPKLRVYIVGGASGANGSEVERLKELVVWLGIDDVVRFNPPVPRAELANWYRAADLVCVPSYSESFGLVALEAQACGTPVVATAVGGLRTAVADGISGVLVDGHDPRAWSSVLARLLQEPQRRVLLSMGAIEHASHFGWDATARGTLDIYDQVISDAARSAKSIG; this comes from the coding sequence ATGCAACGCCGCGTAGCCATGTTGATGGTTCACACCTGTCCGCTAGAACAAGCGGGAATTGGTGATGCCGGTGGCATGAATATTTATGTTGCTGAAAGTGCAGCACGTATGGCGGCGCAAGGTGTGGAAGTAGATATCTTCACGCGCCGCGATCACTTAGATCTTCCAGCAGTTGTTGAACTTTCACCCGGTGTAAATGTCCATCACCTAGATGCGGGCCATGATCTGCATTTAACTAAAGAGCAAGTTCCACAGTATTTTCCTGAGTTAAGCGCCGAGCTTAAGAAAGCGCTATCTGGCGATCGCCACTACGACCTGATCCATTCGCATTACTGGTTATCCGGAAAAGTTGCGATGCCAGTTGCTAAAGATTTAAAAATGCAGCTAGTGCACACCATGCACACTATGGCGCGCGTAAAGAATTTAAATCTCGCTGAAGGTGAAACGCCAGAGCCGATGATCCGCGTGCAAGGTGAAACACAGATCGTTGCTGCAGCAAATGCGTTAACGGCTAATACCGATGCAGAAGCAGCGAGCCTAGTTTCGCTCTATGAAGCTTGCCCTGACATTGTTCACGTGGTTACGCCAGGTGTGGATCTATATAACTTCACACCGGGTGCGGGTCGTCAGGATGCTCGCAAATCACTCGGGATTGATGCCGATGCCCAAGTAATCACTTTTGTTGGGCGTATCCAGCCACATAAGGGCCCTGAACTATTAATCCGTGCAACATCCGAGATGCTTTTGCACTCTCCACAGCTGCGTCCAAAGCTTCGCGTTTACATAGTTGGCGGAGCATCTGGTGCAAATGGCAGTGAAGTAGAACGTCTAAAGGAACTTGTTGTTTGGCTTGGAATTGATGATGTTGTGAGATTTAATCCACCAGTTCCACGCGCCGAACTAGCTAACTGGTATCGCGCCGCTGATTTAGTCTGCGTTCCAAGTTACTCTGAAAGTTTTGGACTAGTTGCACTTGAAGCACAAGCTTGTGGTACACCAGTTGTAGCAACTGCTGTTGGTGGACTTCGCACCGCAGTTGCCGACGGTATCTCTGGCGTACTTGTAGATGGCCACGATCCACGTGCTTGGTCATCTGTTTTAGCGCGTTTGCTGCAAGAACCACAGCGTCGCGTACTGCTATCTATGGGCGCGATTGAACATGCATCTCACTTCGGTTGGGATGCCACCGCTCGTGGCACTTTAGATATTTATGACCAAGTTATCTCTGATGCAGCTCGCTCTGCCAAGTCGATTGGTTAA
- a CDS encoding YbjN domain-containing protein, with protein sequence MAAIDPRIVIEEFLDSHDLEFDQKDANTFLITLPGEKKLQTHCALIVGDHSLSINAFVIRKPDDNEAAVHAWCMAKNAGMYGIAFATNELGDIFLVGRLPLGAVTDREIDRLVGAVLQYSDSSFNPLLELGFATAIRREWAWRVNRGESLANLDAFKHLI encoded by the coding sequence GTGGCTGCTATTGATCCACGGATTGTGATTGAAGAATTTCTTGATTCGCACGATCTCGAATTCGATCAGAAAGATGCCAATACCTTTCTGATAACGCTGCCAGGTGAGAAGAAGTTACAGACCCACTGTGCGCTAATTGTTGGTGATCATTCTTTAAGCATTAACGCATTTGTGATTCGCAAACCTGATGATAACGAGGCCGCAGTTCATGCTTGGTGCATGGCAAAGAATGCAGGAATGTACGGAATCGCATTTGCCACAAACGAGCTTGGCGATATCTTCTTAGTTGGGCGATTACCACTAGGTGCAGTAACCGATCGCGAGATTGATCGTTTAGTTGGCGCAGTGCTGCAGTATTCTGATTCTTCATTTAATCCACTGCTTGAACTTGGCTTTGCGACTGCCATCCGCCGCGAATGGGCATGGCGAGTAAATCGCGGTGAATCACTGGCAAATCTCGACGCCTTTAAGCATCTGATTTAA
- a CDS encoding phosphoglyceromutase, whose translation MSNYELILLRHGESEWNAKNLFTGWVDVRLSAAGEAEAARGGKLLVERNLLPDVVHTSLLRRAIHTSQLALDACDRHWIPVRRSWRLNERHYGALQGKDKKETLAKYGEEQFKLWRRSYDVPPPPIEASDPYSQANDARYADLGSDLPATECLKDVVTRMMPYWQESIVPDLKAGKRVLVTAHGNSLRALVMHLDGISQSDIAELNIPTGIPLLYNLDADFKPVKKGGEYLDPDAAKAAIEAVANQGKK comes from the coding sequence ATGTCGAACTACGAATTAATCCTGCTGCGCCACGGTGAATCCGAATGGAACGCCAAGAATCTCTTCACCGGTTGGGTAGATGTGCGTTTATCTGCAGCAGGTGAAGCCGAAGCTGCTCGTGGCGGAAAGCTATTGGTAGAGCGCAACCTTCTGCCTGATGTAGTTCACACATCTCTTCTACGCCGTGCAATCCATACTTCACAGCTGGCACTTGATGCATGTGATCGCCACTGGATTCCGGTTCGTCGTTCTTGGCGTTTAAATGAACGTCACTACGGTGCTCTGCAAGGCAAGGATAAGAAAGAGACTCTCGCTAAATACGGCGAAGAACAATTCAAATTATGGCGCCGTTCTTACGATGTGCCGCCTCCGCCAATTGAAGCCAGTGATCCTTACAGCCAAGCAAACGATGCGCGTTACGCTGATTTAGGTTCAGATTTGCCTGCGACAGAGTGTCTAAAAGATGTAGTCACGCGCATGATGCCTTATTGGCAAGAGTCAATCGTTCCTGATCTAAAGGCTGGAAAGCGGGTACTTGTTACTGCGCACGGTAATTCACTGCGCGCACTAGTGATGCACCTAGATGGAATTTCACAGTCAGATATTGCTGAGCTAAATATTCCTACTGGAATTCCGCTGCTCTATAACTTGGATGCAGACTTTAAGCCCGTTAAAAAAGGCGGAGAGTATTTAGATCCAGATGCT